From one Anaerolineae bacterium genomic stretch:
- a CDS encoding YbjN domain-containing protein has product MSVTLSDLTQAFDALGWRYQTVPDHDLLLTSFRTEGGSADLVLRPVAEGQAVLLEAMGLGSQPRERAEMLLALAWRWTGVAIARDPEDGEVRLRLILPVGEASLATAPLRAAVGMLLAAVDAFRQAVAQEDVEDVGAQRAVPDTVEAQRAASDALPAAAQRAMALLEALSQAPDQAAFLREHLDEFDGEVLAALAAMAQTAQKAGETEFAQGMAAVAAAVLDLRLERDPQARAHQEQLQRLLAAEDEAN; this is encoded by the coding sequence ATGTCTGTCACCCTTTCCGATCTCACTCAAGCGTTCGACGCCCTGGGCTGGCGTTATCAAACCGTTCCCGACCACGACCTGCTCCTGACCAGCTTCCGCACCGAAGGCGGCTCCGCCGACCTGGTTCTGCGCCCAGTCGCGGAGGGTCAGGCTGTGTTGCTGGAGGCCATGGGGCTGGGGTCCCAGCCGCGCGAGCGGGCCGAGATGTTGCTGGCCCTGGCCTGGCGCTGGACCGGCGTAGCCATCGCTCGAGACCCCGAGGACGGCGAGGTGCGCTTACGCCTCATCCTGCCAGTGGGCGAGGCCTCCCTGGCCACCGCGCCTCTGCGCGCGGCCGTGGGGATGCTGCTGGCCGCCGTGGACGCCTTTCGGCAGGCGGTCGCCCAAGAAGACGTAGAAGACGTAGGGGCACAGCGTGCTGTGCCCGATACGGTAGAGGCCCAGCGTGCTGCATCTGATGCCCTCCCGGCAGCGGCGCAGCGGGCCATGGCGTTGCTGGAGGCGCTATCCCAGGCTCCCGACCAGGCTGCCTTCCTGCGCGAGCACCTGGACGAGTTCGATGGCGAGGTGCTGGCCGCGCTGGCCGCCATGGCCCAGACCGCGCAGAAGGCCGGCGAGACCGAATTCGCCCAGGGGATGGCGGCAGTGGCCGCCGCCGTGCTGGACTTGCGCCTGGAGCGAGATCCCCAGGCGCGGGCGCACCAGGAGCAGCTGCAGCGGCTCTTGGCGGCCGAGGACGAGGCCAACC
- a CDS encoding ThiF family adenylyltransferase, producing the protein MTERAGSTVSFTSARYLTQPWERSGETLYDRFRRVPGADQDALMRTHVVLIGCGGLGSEVGHGLVRKGVGRLTLLDFDTVELSNLPRQLFGPEDLGQNKALALARNLSRQATGRTLIEGHARSFQDALASGVDVNGDIAVVGVDNHPTRLAAAEHYLRSRIPVIYLAVDEQASRGYVFVQTSQPGEPCFLCLFPDAEKDRQVHGCAGASIEILKIVAGIALYAVDSLLMARPRPWNYKEVFLDQGPDGHRTIQARPSCPLCANTTR; encoded by the coding sequence TTGACCGAGCGCGCAGGCTCTACCGTCTCGTTCACTTCGGCACGCTACCTCACCCAACCCTGGGAGAGGAGCGGGGAGACGCTGTACGACCGCTTCCGGCGTGTGCCGGGCGCTGACCAGGATGCGCTGATGCGGACGCATGTAGTCCTTATCGGCTGCGGGGGGCTGGGGAGCGAGGTGGGGCATGGACTGGTCCGCAAGGGGGTGGGGCGGCTCACCCTCCTTGACTTCGACACGGTGGAGCTGAGCAACCTCCCCCGTCAGCTCTTCGGGCCGGAGGACCTGGGGCAGAACAAGGCGCTGGCCTTGGCCCGCAACCTCTCCCGTCAGGCCACCGGCCGCACCCTGATCGAGGGGCATGCCCGCTCCTTTCAGGACGCCCTGGCCAGTGGCGTGGATGTGAATGGGGATATCGCCGTGGTGGGGGTGGACAACCATCCCACCCGCCTCGCTGCAGCCGAGCACTACCTCCGGAGCCGCATTCCTGTCATCTACCTGGCGGTGGACGAGCAGGCCTCCCGAGGCTACGTCTTCGTGCAGACCTCGCAGCCGGGCGAGCCGTGCTTTCTGTGCCTGTTCCCGGACGCCGAGAAGGATCGGCAGGTTCATGGCTGTGCCGGGGCATCCATCGAGATCCTCAAGATCGTGGCCGGGATTGCGCTCTATGCGGTGGACTCGCTGCTGATGGCGCGGCCTAGGCCATGGAACTACAAGGAGGTGTTTCTGGATCAGGGGCCAGATGGACACCGCACCATCCAAGCCAGGCCAAGCTGCCCGCTGTGCGCCAACACCACGAGGTGA
- a CDS encoding YbjN domain-containing protein produces MKTSLDETKEMAWLQQVKAFCQGRGWTWLEIGSPPRLLVQWPVDSKPMLVQVATYAEWGVMFLVPLGNIPQELRQATLLAASMLNYRLSLACLELEPIQGEARIRVTLTPGDKLPDSLLECAFQALEEGVLELAKAIAAFEGLKQIAEALQGLETAQEEGPSLWNSRPATD; encoded by the coding sequence ATGAAGACCTCACTCGATGAGACCAAAGAGATGGCATGGCTTCAACAGGTCAAGGCCTTCTGCCAAGGGCGGGGCTGGACCTGGCTGGAGATAGGAAGCCCACCTAGGCTGCTAGTGCAATGGCCCGTCGATAGCAAGCCGATGTTAGTGCAGGTGGCGACCTATGCCGAGTGGGGGGTGATGTTCCTAGTGCCACTGGGGAATATCCCACAAGAGCTCCGTCAGGCCACCCTGCTGGCCGCCAGCATGCTGAATTACCGCCTATCGCTGGCCTGTCTGGAGCTGGAGCCCATCCAAGGGGAGGCGCGCATCCGGGTCACCCTAACGCCGGGGGATAAGCTCCCGGACTCGTTGTTGGAGTGCGCCTTCCAGGCTTTGGAGGAGGGGGTTTTGGAGCTGGCCAAGGCGATTGCGGCGTTTGAGGGGCTGAAGCAGATAGCCGAGGCCCTCCAAGGCTTGGAGACGGCCCAGGAGGAGGGGCCTTCGCTGTGGAACAGCCGGCCGGCCACGGATTAA
- a CDS encoding carbon monoxide dehydrogenase accessory protein CooC, whose protein sequence is MTKLAITGKGGVGKTTLASLLAYLYARDGRRVLAIDADPAANLALSLGFPPELAAAIVPIAEMEELIYERTGAKPGTVGGWFRLNPRVDDIPDRFSAEHRGIRLLRLGTVKRGGSGCLCPEHALLRALVTHLLLGRDEIVIMDMEAGVEHLGRATAQAVDALIVVVEPGRRSLDTARQIRSLAGDIGLNRMYLVANKVRDERDHAFIEAQAQVEGLVVLGYLPADPQVIEAELSGQAVFDRAPELVKAAEAVWQRLEEMARPRETKEKALTS, encoded by the coding sequence ATGACCAAGTTAGCTATTACGGGCAAGGGTGGGGTGGGCAAGACGACGTTGGCCAGCTTGCTCGCCTACCTGTACGCCCGTGACGGCCGTCGCGTGCTGGCCATTGACGCCGACCCGGCCGCCAACCTGGCTTTGTCTCTGGGGTTTCCACCAGAGCTAGCTGCCGCCATCGTGCCTATCGCTGAAATGGAAGAGCTTATCTATGAGCGCACCGGCGCCAAACCGGGCACTGTGGGCGGTTGGTTTCGCTTGAACCCGCGCGTGGACGACATCCCTGATCGCTTCTCGGCAGAGCATCGGGGCATCCGCCTGCTGCGCCTAGGCACCGTTAAGCGGGGAGGGAGTGGGTGCCTGTGTCCAGAGCACGCGCTGCTGCGAGCGTTAGTGACCCACCTGCTCTTGGGGCGCGATGAGATCGTGATCATGGACATGGAGGCCGGCGTCGAGCACCTGGGCCGGGCGACCGCCCAGGCGGTGGACGCCTTGATCGTCGTCGTCGAGCCGGGCCGGCGCAGTTTGGACACGGCGCGCCAGATCCGCAGCCTGGCCGGCGACATCGGGCTGAACCGCATGTACCTGGTCGCCAACAAGGTGCGCGACGAACGCGACCACGCGTTCATCGAAGCGCAAGCGCAGGTGGAGGGCTTGGTCGTGTTGGGCTATCTGCCGGCTGATCCCCAGGTGATCGAGGCGGAGTTAAGCGGCCAGGCCGTGTTCGATCGGGCGCCGGAGCTGGTGAAGGCGGCTGAAGCGGTATGGCAGCGGCTGGAGGAAATGGCTCGTCCCCGCGAGACAAAGGAAAAAGCGCTCACAAGCTAG
- a CDS encoding heterodisulfide reductase-related iron-sulfur binding cluster, with amino-acid sequence MARREAITAEPLARVVQRELGQNVFLCYQCLKCTSGCSLAEHFDLMPNQVMRSLQLGDERVLESKAIWLCASCQTCSTRCPQGLDIAGIMDVLRIEAKRRGLTPAIPEVDTFSKLFLYDIGLLGRLYEVGLMAGMNLATRRPLKDVDMGLEMMRRGKLRLVPTIVRPPRRVKPVKPAANQVAYFPGCSLHSSAAEYDHTVRTAARALGLALIEPPGWTCCGSSPAHSTDHVLATVLPMRTLATVEQMGLDTVTAPCSACFARMRAAAYTVMHDGEIAHMVEERIGYAYRGTVTVQHLLDTLVDRAGLDKIKANVKKPLTGLKVACYYGCLITRPPRITQAEHPEYPMKMDYLMRALGAEPVHWSCKTDCCGGALSLTQTPLALEMTRKILQNAHDCGADVVATVCPLCHVNLDARQSQIGLDFQIPVLYATQLMVLAFGLGAQAAALHKNLVDPRPALQARGLV; translated from the coding sequence CTAGGCCAGAACGTGTTTCTGTGCTATCAATGTCTTAAATGCACCAGCGGTTGTTCACTGGCAGAGCATTTTGATCTGATGCCGAACCAGGTCATGCGTAGCCTGCAATTGGGCGATGAACGGGTGCTGGAGAGCAAAGCTATCTGGTTATGCGCTTCCTGCCAGACCTGTTCCACCCGCTGTCCACAGGGCCTGGACATCGCCGGCATCATGGACGTGCTGCGCATCGAGGCTAAGCGGCGTGGCCTGACGCCGGCTATCCCTGAGGTGGATACATTCAGCAAGCTTTTCCTGTACGACATCGGTTTGTTGGGGCGGCTGTATGAAGTGGGGCTGATGGCCGGTATGAACCTGGCAACGCGGCGGCCGCTGAAGGACGTAGATATGGGCCTGGAGATGATGCGACGGGGCAAGCTCCGCCTCGTCCCCACAATCGTGCGCCCGCCGCGCCGGGTGAAGCCCGTGAAGCCGGCCGCGAACCAGGTAGCCTACTTTCCCGGTTGCTCGTTACACTCCTCCGCCGCCGAGTACGATCACACTGTCCGCACAGCCGCGCGGGCGCTGGGCCTGGCGTTGATCGAGCCGCCCGGCTGGACCTGCTGTGGCTCCAGCCCCGCTCACTCAACGGACCACGTCCTGGCCACTGTGCTGCCCATGCGTACCTTGGCGACGGTCGAGCAGATGGGGCTGGACACCGTGACGGCGCCGTGCAGCGCGTGTTTCGCCCGCATGAGGGCCGCCGCCTATACGGTGATGCACGACGGCGAGATCGCCCATATGGTAGAGGAGCGGATCGGCTACGCCTATCGGGGAACGGTCACGGTACAGCACCTGCTTGACACGTTGGTAGACCGGGCGGGTCTGGACAAGATCAAGGCCAATGTGAAAAAGCCGCTGACGGGGCTCAAAGTCGCCTGCTACTACGGCTGTCTAATCACCCGGCCTCCTCGGATTACTCAGGCTGAGCATCCTGAGTATCCGATGAAGATGGACTATCTGATGCGGGCGTTAGGAGCCGAGCCGGTTCACTGGTCATGCAAGACCGATTGCTGCGGTGGCGCGCTCAGCCTCACCCAGACGCCGTTGGCCCTGGAGATGACGCGCAAGATCTTGCAAAACGCCCACGATTGCGGAGCAGATGTCGTGGCGACCGTCTGTCCGCTGTGCCACGTCAATCTGGATGCTCGCCAAAGCCAGATCGGCCTCGATTTTCAAATCCCTGTCCTGTATGCGACCCAATTGATGGTATTGGCGTTCGGGTTGGGAGCCCAGGCCGCGGCCTTGCACAAGAACCTAGTGGACCCCAGGCCAGCTTTGCAGGCGCGAGGCCTTGTATAG